One stretch of Zingiber officinale cultivar Zhangliang chromosome 6B, Zo_v1.1, whole genome shotgun sequence DNA includes these proteins:
- the LOC121993048 gene encoding protein MAEA homolog isoform X1 — protein sequence MDMAIDSAPNGDASPAAAPAAQAAPTSTARLAQLAESLKLEHQLVRVPLEHLKKTIRFDYRLAEREFTAVLSSVAEAADSLDSSSVDETLKQLSSLVTRLQGLKRKLEEGGKLENLQVQRCRARLEHLRSVADADKLDDWKDARLNRILVDYLLRMSYYDSAQKLAETGNIQELVDLDVFIEAKRVIESLRNKDVVPALIWCAENKARLKKSKSKLEFQLRLQEFIELVRANEHMKAIFYARRYLAPWAATNMKEMQRVVTTLAFRHNTECSVYKVLFEPTQWDYLVEQFKQEFCRLFGMTNEPLLNIYLQAGLTALKTPLCYKEACSKEDPLSQEGFRKLAEPLPFSKFHHSKLVCYISKKLMDHENPPLVLPNGHVYSTKALEEMAQQNDGKITCPRTGEVCNFNELVKAFIS from the exons ATGGACATGGCGATTGACTCCGCCCCAAACGGCGACGCCTCCCCCGCTGCTGCCCCCGCGGCTCAAGCGGCGCCTACTTCCACCGCCCGGCTCGCGCAGCTCGCCGAGTCCCTCAAATTGGAGCACCAGCTCGTTAGGGTTCCCCTGGAGCATCTCAAGAAGACGATCCGCTTCGACTACCGCCTCGCCGAGAGGGAGTTCACCGCCGTCCTCAGCAGTGTCGCTGAGGCGGCTGACTCATTGGATTCCAGCTCTGTTGATGAAACTCTTAAACAACTCAGCTCCCTCGTCACCCGCCTCCAGGGCCTAAAGCGCAAG CTGGAAGAGGGAGGTAAGCTAGAGAATCTGCAGGTGCAAAGATGCCGTGCTCGGTTGGAGCATCTACGTTCGGTTGCAGATGCAGATAAATTGGATGATTGGAAGGATGCCAGGTTGAATCGGATACTAGTTGATTATTTGCTGAGAATGTCTTACTATGATTCTGCTCAGAAGCTTGCAGAGACGGGAAACATTCAG GAACTTGTGGATCTTGATGTCTTTATTGAGGCAAAGAGAGTTATTGAATCTCTCCGGAACAAGGATGTAGTTCCTGCTTTAATATGGTGTGCAGAGAACAAAGCCAGGCTGAAGAAGTCAAag AGTAAGCTTGAGTTTCAATTGAGGCTTCAGGAGTTTATAGAACTAGTGAGGGCTAATGAGCATATGAAAGCTATTTTCTATGCCCGAAGATATCTTGCACCCTGGGCAGCTACAAATATGAAGGAAATGCAGCGTGTTGTGACAACATTGGCTTTTAGGCACAATACTGAATGTTCAGTGTATAAG GTCTTATTCGAGCCCACACAATGGGACTATCTGGTGGAGCAGTTCAAGCAGGAATTCTGTAGATTATTTGGCATGACTAATGAACCTCTGTTGAATATATATCTCCAAGCCGGCTTGACAGCCCTTAAGACGCC ACTTTGTTACAAAGAGGCTTGCAGCAAAGAAGATCCATTATCCCAAGAAGGCTTCCGCAAATTGGCAGAACCATTACCGTTCTCGAAATTTCACCATTCAAAATTAGTTTGCTACATTTCGAAGAAGTTGATGGATCATGAAAATCCACCGCTGGTTTTACCAAACGGCCATGTGTACAGTACTAAG GCTCTTGAAGAAATGGCCCAACAAAACGACGGCAAAATAACCTGTCCGAGGACAGGTGAGGTTTGCAACTTCAACGAACTCGTGAAGGCCTTCATTTCATGA
- the LOC121993048 gene encoding protein MAEA homolog isoform X2, giving the protein MDMAIDSAPNGDASPAAAPAAQAAPTSTARLAQLAESLKLEHQLVRVPLEHLKKTIRFDYRLAEREFTAVLSSVAEAADSLDSSSVDETLKQLSSLVTRLQGLKRKVQRCRARLEHLRSVADADKLDDWKDARLNRILVDYLLRMSYYDSAQKLAETGNIQELVDLDVFIEAKRVIESLRNKDVVPALIWCAENKARLKKSKSKLEFQLRLQEFIELVRANEHMKAIFYARRYLAPWAATNMKEMQRVVTTLAFRHNTECSVYKVLFEPTQWDYLVEQFKQEFCRLFGMTNEPLLNIYLQAGLTALKTPLCYKEACSKEDPLSQEGFRKLAEPLPFSKFHHSKLVCYISKKLMDHENPPLVLPNGHVYSTKALEEMAQQNDGKITCPRTGEVCNFNELVKAFIS; this is encoded by the exons ATGGACATGGCGATTGACTCCGCCCCAAACGGCGACGCCTCCCCCGCTGCTGCCCCCGCGGCTCAAGCGGCGCCTACTTCCACCGCCCGGCTCGCGCAGCTCGCCGAGTCCCTCAAATTGGAGCACCAGCTCGTTAGGGTTCCCCTGGAGCATCTCAAGAAGACGATCCGCTTCGACTACCGCCTCGCCGAGAGGGAGTTCACCGCCGTCCTCAGCAGTGTCGCTGAGGCGGCTGACTCATTGGATTCCAGCTCTGTTGATGAAACTCTTAAACAACTCAGCTCCCTCGTCACCCGCCTCCAGGGCCTAAAGCGCAAG GTGCAAAGATGCCGTGCTCGGTTGGAGCATCTACGTTCGGTTGCAGATGCAGATAAATTGGATGATTGGAAGGATGCCAGGTTGAATCGGATACTAGTTGATTATTTGCTGAGAATGTCTTACTATGATTCTGCTCAGAAGCTTGCAGAGACGGGAAACATTCAG GAACTTGTGGATCTTGATGTCTTTATTGAGGCAAAGAGAGTTATTGAATCTCTCCGGAACAAGGATGTAGTTCCTGCTTTAATATGGTGTGCAGAGAACAAAGCCAGGCTGAAGAAGTCAAag AGTAAGCTTGAGTTTCAATTGAGGCTTCAGGAGTTTATAGAACTAGTGAGGGCTAATGAGCATATGAAAGCTATTTTCTATGCCCGAAGATATCTTGCACCCTGGGCAGCTACAAATATGAAGGAAATGCAGCGTGTTGTGACAACATTGGCTTTTAGGCACAATACTGAATGTTCAGTGTATAAG GTCTTATTCGAGCCCACACAATGGGACTATCTGGTGGAGCAGTTCAAGCAGGAATTCTGTAGATTATTTGGCATGACTAATGAACCTCTGTTGAATATATATCTCCAAGCCGGCTTGACAGCCCTTAAGACGCC ACTTTGTTACAAAGAGGCTTGCAGCAAAGAAGATCCATTATCCCAAGAAGGCTTCCGCAAATTGGCAGAACCATTACCGTTCTCGAAATTTCACCATTCAAAATTAGTTTGCTACATTTCGAAGAAGTTGATGGATCATGAAAATCCACCGCTGGTTTTACCAAACGGCCATGTGTACAGTACTAAG GCTCTTGAAGAAATGGCCCAACAAAACGACGGCAAAATAACCTGTCCGAGGACAGGTGAGGTTTGCAACTTCAACGAACTCGTGAAGGCCTTCATTTCATGA